From the Lathyrus oleraceus cultivar Zhongwan6 chromosome 3, CAAS_Psat_ZW6_1.0, whole genome shotgun sequence genome, the window ATTGTATGTCTATTGACAATATTATGAAATTGAGATCTTTGTTTTAACTTGATTTGTTCATATATGGAATATCATGATATTAGCTCTAATTGCTTCATGTGTGAAGTATTGGAGTCTTAATCTTAATATTGCGAACTTGATTTGTTCGTATATGAAATACCATGATCTTACCTCTAATTGGTTCATGAAAAGTAATGCTTTTAAATGTTACACTTGCACGATTTTTTTTATCATTTAACATTTATCAATTAAAATTCTTGATAAAATTTATCGCATCTAAAAAAATATGACCTCGCGAAGTGCATCGCACACTCGTGGATGGACTCACAAAGTCATCATCgttctttatttatttataagGAAAGGATAAATGACGATAAAACCCTAAGGGGAAGAAAAAGGATAAGGTGGTCATTTACAACCGAATTTAGGGTTTCATAGTCGGTTATGtaaatggaaggtattagcacctcccacatccattgtactcaacgagaGCCTCCTATAGTTCTAAGGTTTGATTATTTGTTAAGGATCATGTTTACtttattcttattcttatttaTCAAGtcatttttattaaataattaaaaaagaaattatttataaaagaaaaagagaaaaagaagaTTTTTAATTATTGAGTTCACCAAGGATTCAAACCCTCGTGCTTACGTATTCTCGGATGTAATGAGAAAAATTGAGCATCGTAGTTCGGCCTAAAAAATTGTGTGTGTTGATTGCTTTTAAAGAATAATGTTAAAGTTTTCTTGTGTTTAAACTTGACTTGTATTGCTCGAACGATATAGGTTTAAGCGCTTATTTTTGTTTCACGTTAAACGTAACTTGAACTATCCCTTTTATGAAAAGTGTTCTTGAAAGATGCACAAGGTCACAAAAAATAGTTTGATGGATTATGTTGTTTTTAAGTCGATTTGATCTTAAGTAACCAATCGACGCGACGAGCACTAATCAGTTGATTACTTAAAGGTATAGTGGATGTGTACCCACTTTTTTATTTGcaaaaaatatatttgatttaatttgataaaataaaataatttgatGATGGATACAAAAGTTAGAAATACTTATAATTTGAGAGAAAAAAAGTTTATTATTGTGATTTATCTTATTTTTAAATATAGAGGAAAACATTTTCatgttttatatatatatatatatatatatatatatatatataatatatatatatatatatatatatatatatatatatatatatatatatatatatatgaaaaagaaattaaaaagGAAATATTgttcattttttttatttaatgGATGACTAcattaattaaattattttaattaaagGGTGAACAAAGTTAGCCATAATTAAACCTAATTAGGAGttcctaacctgggcctgatgtacctactcagatatctgaaaggaactcctaacctgggcctgatgtatgagaaaacatcagagtataaACTATCTGGTTtctgtgatgcagattacgcaggggacagaatggaacgaaaaagtacatttggaaattgtcagctcttgggaaagaatctgatatcctgggccagcaaaagacaatcaaccatagccttgtccactgtagaagcagaatacatttcagcatcattatgcactactcagatgctctggatgaagaatcaactagaggatcttcaaatctttgagagtaacattcctatcttttgtgacaatactgctgccatttgtttaagcaagaatcctattttgcactccaaagataagcacattgaaataaaacatcatttcattagagactgTGTTCAAAAAGGGGTAGTAATGTTGAAATTTATTGATACAGGCCATCAATGGGTTGACATCTTTaccaaaccccttgctgaagatagattctcctttatcttaaaaaatcttaacattcaaaattgtcctgaataaaatgtgcctctgagaCAGCAAAATAAGATTCTGATGTAAACAGTTGGATTCTATATCTGACTCTGATactactaccagttagaagtcatctgagttagaaacCTCCAGAaaccaatcccttggtattcctgaagatcagataaagtaaaCACGTGGAGCATcatgcgtctgaccttggaacttctagacaactgtctagcagtaatcaagaaacagtctcttaagatctcctcgagcagtgtgctgattttgggattagacatcatttatgagttgcaatcattctccctctaacgtgcttacttggtttttgtgctaaactcatttatgtgtgtcgttttgctgcgccctaatttgggtatttaaatGCTTCACTTCACAatttcacacttttcactcacaaaCACTCTTAACCCGTTTGTAAGTTTTCCTCTCTCTCAAGGCATTTCTGCAGTGTACTCCAGTTCTTCAACCTTCAACCCAGTTCATCAACAatcttcatggattctcaacaacagtccgtgtacaacttctctcaacagatgaaCTCGAATGAGCAAGCTCCAAGTTCAAACAATCAAAACCCAGCAGTTGCAGCTGTCGTCTCCACTCCcatctacaaagaacctcacattcttgatcgtgagcctcatatccATCTTGCAACACCGTTTGAAAAGTTGGAAGTGTTGTGTGAATCGTTGGTTGATTTTGAAAACATGAGAAGGAATGGTGTCGACCTCACTGACGAACTGAAgaagcaagggtgggaaaactacttccaacgTCTCTATGGCCCAGTTTATACAAATCTGGTaaaagaattctggagatttgctgacgctgacgatcactacatcgtctcctacgttctgggagtcaagatggTGATCACAGAAAAATCCATTGctgctcttctgggcatggaAAAGGCTGGAGGAAGACGTATTTTCAACATTAATCCTAGGGCAAACTATATGTCCCATGAGAGTAACCCAACAATATTTCAATTGAACGCTGAAGGTAAacattccaagaacaaggaactgcataagaacctccgggtatggctgaagatcatcttgggcaccatccatcatcgcccagcctccaactcctcagactacatcaacaTAGACCAGAAGTGCATTatgtactgcattcacaagggtctgaagctctgccttcctgcactcctcttcaaatatctcagagactccgtgagagataccagaaacaacatgaagaccaGAAACTACATTCCTATGGGGAGGCTCATTTCTGACGTACTGATTGAAAGcggtctcgtggaccatctgatacagttcagactcatggaagacgtgaTGATAGATACTGGAAGAGCTCTGAACGCTCGCAATttgaagagcatgggaattctgaatcaagtaagggtcaaaccaactctggacacctcctgggaagctcttAAATATCAGAGAAAGATCCCAAATGGACTTTATCTGTTCTCAAAgatcgaccctccagaggtagTCATGTACTACTTAGATGATCTACGCCAACAAGGAGTAGAATTCTCAGACTTCTCCCTAGACTGGCTGCCAGAATTTCCTCCAGATTTCATAAAGAGGACACGAGAACCATCTGAGAAGGCAAAGCAGGCAAAGAGAGAAAAGTTGGGAGAATCCTCCGGAGCAAGACCTCCAGTACCTCTGGCTGGATCCTCTGGTAAGTTTGTACCTCTCCCTCCTTCTGTAAAAGTTAAACCTATTGCTTCCTCAATCCCTCAACCTTCGCCCATATACACTAAATCagaaactcctccctcaacctCCAGACCATCTAACCAACCCTCTCAAAAATTCAACCTGGCCACCACATCTCTACCTATTTCGGAAGCAGAAATGTTGAACGAAACAACCTCACCCTCCTCATCATCATCTCCAGAATCACCACCTTACTACACACTTTTATCAGACACTGAACCATCTGACCCTCACTCCCCAACCCTGGCTTAGCTCCAACAccgtgctctggcctctcaacagcCAACACAATCTATCCCTGAACCAGAAGTTACCTCTCCGCCCACAGAAAACCCAAACACAACCATATCTGACCCCCCACCATCCGAACCAATTCACTTTGAATCACTACCACAAAACTCTGAAATACCCCAACCAACTACATTCGCTGACCCACAAACTCCCACACTTAACttaagccctcccacttctccacCCCAAGCATCTGAACCTGAAAACACCCTTCTAACCCTTGAGGAAGCAATAAAGGTGTTTGCAAaagcttcagttgacaaggtcaagtctctgaccatcaactctggcatcagtgatgatccctccactgtaaggactcactggaatagagtgataagttggatgacctctgaagccttcaagttgaaaggcctctctgagcaagtccgcaacgacttcatcagagacgctgagatcagactccaggagcgtctagccagagaagctgaagagcGGGCACGCAaagaagctgaagagaaagcaaAGCAAGAAGAACTGCAAAGGATCAAGGAAGCTAAGGCCAAAGCTCTGATGTCGTTGCTGCTGCTGAAGTTGAAGCAAAAGCCAAAGCTACCACTGAAGAAGCAGCTCGTCTGGCTGAAGAGTCTGCCGCCAGGGTAGGAAAcgatgctctgactcagggggggtcctccacctttgtccctctggtCCTAAAGACTCTTGAAGAACTGCAGAAAGAACAACAGGAATTCCGAGCCACATTGGACCAACAGGATTCCGtcaatgtcaacattcagaacctgctgacacagctgctccagaggatgcctccacctccaaacccttaggcacctaggatttgTTTCTGTGTTCTTATCTTTTGCTTGTTGCTTTAATCTaatttgcttgttgctttctgCTTCTATGTTTTTTTATGCGTTTCTGGCCTCTGTACTTGCTATCTGTTAATATATATCTCTTGCTTATATgttttactatgtctttttgattatgacaaaaagggggagaactaaaaatagctctgatgaaaacatatctaattCCTTTCAAACTCTGCAAACATTGTTTCTAAATATTGACTTAAAGATTTGCAGGAAAGTAGCTAGAAACACCAAATcatggaaggtccggtaagaacttctgaacttccagatctaactcagggggagctcactaCAATCTGATCTAAGACTCTTATCTAACAATGTTTCATCCCTAAATTAAATTGttttttcatcatcaaaaagggggagattgtaagaacaaaattggttctacaatagaattctaagattttgatgataacaaaggatgaaaccaaaaagggtactctaacgagattttCTCTAAGTACGCAGGACTCTGAAGAAGTATGTTGGACTCTGAATAGTAACGAAGCATTCTGATCTCCTATTAGATAAAAACACTTGTCAGATgcaaagtactagaagatcagacgcCGCTAAGGAAGAAGTACGTCCaagaagttctgattctgatcaaagaaagacagtaaaaagaaccagaagctctaatAACTACTGGTCTTAGAATCTGATGATCAAGAAGTCTAGTATTCTGAGAAAGCTTTGATGAATTGAGACGTGATCTCCTTCTGAAGAATGACTCTGATACaacaagactctgatgaagatttACTAAGTCCAGAAAGAGTAAAGGAAAGAATTCTCAGTATGGAAAGGAAatattttaagaaagaagttaatcggggagacaaaatggttatagcaagaaacacaaaagtaatgacattgaatgctcatcaaagaccaagattctgtcatcactccaacggtccttctcactactatataaaggacagtcTACCTCACTGAGAGAAACAACATCAACGCACAGAAAAGTTATTCatattctctctcattttttcacGAGTTGTTGTTCTTACGTGAAAAACTCGTGTTCTAATACCTTGTTGTAATACTTGTTTACTCTTAGAAGCACCTTACATTACAAATCTTTTTGCTTAAATTGttttttgttcctcaagtgactctgcgcagtctgtatacttgagagggctaagagattattctcttagacgattgattgtgtaatctttcaagattagttaagtcctttttgaaggcgaaatcaccttggccaggtggactggagtagctttgttttctaagcgaaccagtataaaattctgtgttaTTATTtctgaaaaagcttttatttttcaaaacaattcaaacccccctttcttgtttttctcaccttcacacTCAACCTCTCATCTGATTTCTCTCTCTTACTTCTCACTCTCTAAATTCCCTCTCTCTCTAAATTCCCTCTCTCTCTTTATTCCCTTCGCTATCCACCCTCTCTTCCCCTCAGCCACTGAACCAGCATCCTAAACACCTTCCACCACCACCTGAATTCCAAAACCTCCCTTAGCTCCGCCCTTAGGACCACCACCTTCAACCGGTGTTCATCTAGATGATGAAAACAAACCCATAAACTTcaagatcttcatcttcaatcttaGAACCCTATTAACCCTAACCCTAACCCTAACCCTAACTGAAGAACCTTAACCCCAAACACATGAACCCTAACCTACAACCTTCAACACCAACCCAGAACCTTCACATCTTCATTATGTTCATCATGATGAAGATGAATCTTCATCTTTAACCTTCGTTCAACCCCCCACCCAACCAAGATTCATACTTACCCCATCCAAATCTAACAAAACATGAACCCTAACCACAGATCCGAACACCCTAATCACAAATCAAATCCTTAAACACGAAAAACAAACCAACAAATCTCAAACCCTAAAACCTAGATCCCTTTCTGTTTAAACCTGAACCGAACCCTAACCCAAATCCGATCATATAAAAATAATCATAAACCATAAATTGAAATCGACAAAGATCCAAACAACAAACTCAACCCTAAATCAGTATATCATATGCACAAAAAAAGGATAAAGAACTTGGTCTACCAACCTACAGAGACGAGGATATCTCTGGTAAAAGCTAAAAATGTTAACTTCTCTGACTCTTTTCTCCTTATTTTTTGAATTGTTGGGATTGTCTTTAACTTCTTCTTTTCGTTGTGGTGGCGAGATATGACTGGGATTGGTGGCTGGGATGGCTGAAGCTTAGATTAggattttgttgttgttgttctttgATGTTAAGAGCAACATCTTTAGGTAGGAAGTTTATAAATTATTGATGTTAATTATTGTAATTTTGTGTGTTATATATAGTGATGACATTAAGTTTAGGTTTTTATTTAGATTGATTAGATTAGGAAAATTATGCTCTGATTTTTTGTTTATTTGGAATTTTCAAATGTAACAGCAAATCCAAATTAATGAAaagatttctttttttttctgCAATTGTGTTGTTGATCTGATTTAGTTCCTCTCAATCGCGTTTTTGGTGTTTCTACAATTTTGGACTTTGATGGACCTAGCCCTAGGGTTTGACCAGGTTCTACCTTAGAAAAATAACTGTAAAAAGATAAAACCCTAAATAATTCTAAAAacattttaaaaattaattttagtAAGACTTAATAATAATACCATACTCTAATAAACTGAAATATTAATAATCATCTAATAACACTAATGAGAtttgataataataataatctaaagctaataattttataaaattccTAATAATGATCTAAATAATATTTTGATAATAATACAATCgaataataataaataaataattcTAATAATACCAATAATAAAACTGACTAATAATACCAATAGCAATAATACTAAGACTAATTTACTAAATGGCCAAAAATAGTAACAAATGGAACAAGCCTTTTTTTAAAAAAGATAAAAGTCAAAATAGTCCTACTTTGACTCTTTAGGTCATTGGAGTATTGTTTGAGAGCTTGATAGAAGTCCCTCATGAGAGGTACAATGCCTAACATGAGTGACTTAGAGTCTCATTAGTCGGACTTGACACAAAACTTTTCTTGGCGGACTTAGAATCCCAATGAACATGCCTATCTAAATTCCCCATCTAGTAGACTTAGAGTTTCCTCATACGGGATCCAACGTAAAGTCTGGCCCAAGAGACGCAACTGAAGTCTAGCCCAAGAGACTTCACTTAAGATCTTGTATGATGGCTTAACAAAAGTCATGTCAGAGAGGTTCAATGTCTTGCCTGAGGGACTTAGAGTCTCATCAGTTAGTCTTGATGCATAACTTCACTTGAGTTGCTTAGAGTCTCATTAGTCGGGCTAGATACATAAATTCGCGTGAGGGACTTAGAGTCCCGTTGAAATTGTTTATCTAAACTCCCCACTTTTGGGGCTTAAAGTTTCCTCATGAGAGATCCAACATAAGTTATCACCCATGGGACGCGGATGAAGTCTAACCCAATAGGATAAACTTAAAGTCTTGTCTGAGGGGTTGATAAAAGTTCTGCCTAAGAGGTCCAACGTCTCACCTGAGGGACTTAGAGTTACCATTAAATAGGCTATCTAAACTACTTTTCTGAGGGAATTTAGGTTTCCTTGAGCAGGATCCAACATATGTATTTTTCCCTAAATGCGCGATTGAAGTCTAACCCAAGAGATTCAGTTTAAAGTCTTATCATAGGGCTTCATAGAAGTCTCGTCCGAGAGGTCCAACGCCTCTCCTAAAGGACTTATAATCTCATCAGCGGGCTTAATATAAGTTTTCTTATGGGACTAACACTTTCCATCGAACAAACTATCTATATTCATTGATTGAGGGACTTATTGTTTCCTCGAGCGGGATCCAGCATATGAATCTCTCCCATGAGGTGCGAATGAAGTATCGTCTGAGGGTTTAATAGAAGTCACACTTAAGGTCTTGTATGATGGCTTGACAAAAGTATTTTAAGAACAATTGAGTATACTAATATTTCTTCAAGTGCGCAGGACCGTAGACTATAATTTCATGAATAATCCAAGTATTGGTTCTAACTATGAACTTCTAAAGATAAACTTAAAGAACAAAATCTGATGGATCAGAAGCTGGAGATCAAAGTCCAAAGAACTCAACTTCTGAAGAGGTCAACGTCTGAAAGTCAGAGTCTAAAGAAGTCAGCCTCTGAAGACCAGACTTCAAAGAAGTCTGCTTTTGAAGATCAAAACCTGAGCTAGTCAAAGCGCAATGATCAAGGTGGCTCTAATAGGTCAATTTTAACCTCTGAGCCTACTTTTTCATGTGAAGACCTAAGTCCTATTTTCTCATAGAGTCTGCTGGGATACAATTGataattccttttatagcaaAAGGATTTCAAACAAGCTTTCAATGACCTTATCTATTTTGAAGAAACATCTCAACATCTATATTCTAGCTTCTCATAGACTCTCTTGTGCAAGTTCTCCAACGACTCATTTCCTTCTCTATTTAAGGAGCTGAATACTTGAAGAACAATATATATCTATTGAAATTCAAAGAGAAGTTACTATGTCAAAACAAAGCACAAGTTGAACTTAGGATTCTTTATCCTTAGAAATCCCTAAGTCTTAAATAGTCTATTTGTATTGTATTCTTTCTACACCTCTTATTGTATATCTAGTGTATTACCCTAACAATATTTTATCTATTAGATAGATTATTAGAATTCGCATACTTAGTCTTTGAGCATTTGAAGTCACTTGCTTGTGTCCATGAGCATAGAAGTATCTTGCTTGTGTGGTTGAGCATAGAAGTATCTTACTTAGTgtttgagcattggaagtctcttgcttgtaggcttgagcaaattgtaatcttgagtgattatagtgaaaatatcTTGTAAGTATAAATGGACTAGATTACTCTCGAGTTGTAAGAGGAACCAGGATAAATTTGTGTGTCTCTCTTCTTTCTTGCATTACTTATCTGGTGCCTACCTGTTTTCTCAGATTCAGATTCTATACCTTGTGTTTAGAGTCTAACCAAGAGTTTAAAATGAAAGAAAAAGTAAACACAATTCAACCCCCATTCTTctgtttttctcaccttcaggaTCCAAGGTCTCACCTGAGGGAATCAAAGCCTAGTCAGTCTAGTTCATCACACCATATTCCCTAAGATACTTAGAGCTTTGGGATACTCCAACTATGTATAGTCTAAAAGAACTTCGCACTAGACATTGTGCTTAAGGGATTGTGTGGTGTTATATTTGTAAAAAAAAGGGATAGCAAAGGTGGGAGAGTTGTAACCCTCAGAGGAGACGAGAGCCATATGTAGCCCCTTGATGGGAATCGCCTCGCTCTAAACGTCTCCCACTCACCCAATTATGGGAAACATGAGGAAATACATTTTCTGGGGAAAGAGAAATCAGATTCACTAGTTGATCCATGTCCTCCTAAGAAATAGGGATTCAATGGTCTACCATTGACTAGTGGGTAGTTATTATTACTAAGGAAACCCTATATCCAAATGCCTCTATAAATACCAATCTCCTAACAGGAGAAAGATATATCCTAACTTAACCACATATCACATAATACAGGGAGCATCTCACCTCACGAGATGACCTCTCAGACCACCATAAACATAGTATAAACCACAATACATGGTCTCTCGCCACTACGGGCAAGCCCAAACTATTATAAAGTTACTAAGGCCTTTGAGTATCCCCTACTCTTGTAGGGATATTATGCACTCCTGTACTTTTTGACCAATACAATTAATAAATAAACATGatgaataaataaatataaaaatgcattaaatgcTTCTAAAACATTTTCattcactactacaaataacGCATGACATGTCAGACGCGAAATAGATTTCACCTCGGTTACAGTGCCGAGGTAACGAAGGGTGACCTAAAAAGTGGGAACTTTACCCATCGGTTTAAAAATAACCGACGAGTTAGTTTATATGGTCATGAGTTCGAACCGCAACAATAGATTTTTTATGTTTTCCAAACTAGCATCATATACCTCTCGATTTAATAACAAAACCGagagaaaaaaaaaaaatatataatatatatatatatatatatatatatatatatatatatatatatatattatataatatatatatatatatataaatactcattacattgtttacacaaaatattaaattaaaaatattgTTCTTCATCGTTATTGGTGAAGAACACATGTTAGATATCTTGGAGAAGAGAAAATGTTCGGGATCATCGTTTCATTGATCTTGAGGAAGATCAAATATTGAACGCAATATATTCTCTATGACTTTTACATTCATTTGTTCCTAatataaaacataaaaaaaatattagataaataaaataaatattcaattaTATGATTATTTAAGAGCACAAACCTTGAACCCAAATAATTTTATGCACTTCCAATCCATTACATAAATCTTTGGCAAAGTAAATACACTTTGACCAACCATATATTAAAAACctatatttttttttgtttttgcaATCTATCACATTGATACTTTTACTTTGTAAAATCTCATGGCGCTCTGATTAACCATAGAAGGTTTTACTACAACGTTTAAGTTTCTTGTTGATTCACTAATATTCATAATGCTTTTATAATGAGGCGTTTAGGTTTTACGATAATCATTAATGGCAGTGACTTCAGTCTTGATACTCATTGAATAGACACCAAAGATTTGTTTAAGGACGGTGAAGAAACTGAATAAACACGCTTATGTTTTCCCCTGGTTATTACTCAAAACCAAGGTAAAATGtgtttatttttaaataaataaaaaacaataaaatattgaaattctggtgtagtcagaattcagatgttctactccaagtcatgacatctgatccaacattgtaactaatacagcaagacagttatacaaattaaaaccctgtACTCAAGCACGCTTTCACAGTAGTCACAACTTCTGCTACTGTATTACCTTAGAATAAAAGAACACTTAGTTCTGTCCTTCTTGTACAGAGACACAACAGAGATCAACCACCATACTTACTTCTGTTGTGTTTggacagttatcagcatgatatatcaatattgaaTTGCACATCACCTGTTACTGTATTTCAATTTGCTGGCTTAGTACTGGTGTATCCTAAACTACACGTCAAACAAGgtaacctaatttccacacattagggagCTGACAAATGTGCTAGTTGTTAGtttcattaattgtaggttagttgttattttcctggattttagctcagctgttggattccttaaattagcctgagaaaaatgctgaaacagaaaaactaattatcctacAATTTAGCCCAAGCAGTCAGGTgtgaatgttacaacattcaggttgacatccagaacatattcctcatgctgattctgttatgttcttgaaaccagactgtgctaactttgttatactgtaaaagactaaccagTGTCTACTCCAGTATCAGCCTACATgaacaactgtcaagacatccagtttgacagtttcactatgatcctttggccaggtctgttatcctttTGAGGATCAGACTTACctacatactgaactgagatcacCATGCCTAAAGTTCAGTATATGCAGTCAGTGATGAATGTtaaaacattctgattgacattcacacagaaggatatgtaccaggtctgttatcatcttgattAGCAGACTGCAATACAacctgagttatggcagacatgattataacatgcagaaggaaaacaaacacagaaaattgtttacccagttcggtccaacatgacctacatctgggggctaccaagccaggaagaagatccactatcagcagtattaattcagagttaaattcccccgtttacaactcttcacttaatccctacccaatgcaatctatacctaggaactcctagatagaaacctctagtttccattcctatcactacaaatacaatgtaatgttgaaacaccttgaacttgcttcacagcttcattcaagaacataatcactcttgcctacaggctttgagttacaaatactctcagcttttaccactgagaaacacatggtaacctaCCCACAaattgggaggtttacctcacacacacccctaaattttcattctatgaggcttacaaaaactaggttacaataagctatttataacctaatcacccaactggatttgggccttcagaaatcgcagcaaacttgttctttgctgttacaaatacaacagaaaatttctgctacaaacaaggtcttcaatcctaaaatctctccatatatatctccttattttgagcctatatatgttctgattgagtctttaagacctccacatgggagttaggatattcaccaaatatcctcactaatctcagaatatatactgaattaattaattcagttttc encodes:
- the LOC127130270 gene encoding extensin-like; amino-acid sequence: MYYLDDLRQQGVEFSDFSLDWLPEFPPDFIKRTREPSEKAKQAKREKLGESSGARPPVPLAGSSGKFVPLPPSVKVKPIASSIPQPSPIYTKSETPPSTSRPSNQPSQKFNLATTSLPISEAEMLNETTSPSSSSSPESPPYYTLLSDTEPSDPHSPTLA